A single genomic interval of Dysidea avara chromosome 6, odDysAvar1.4, whole genome shotgun sequence harbors:
- the LOC136258481 gene encoding protein dopey-1-like — protein sequence MDDKDAGAVRQKYLLHFLYKFLSSSHQSADILVQCYPEILTFLKDCHQHLSHPESICLLTSILHVLVCRASSPVDKKTRRDLQETVYLLCVSLSMAAGVTTSHGYVWLQRNKVSVPHPLTMHSSDSAPSSPVRSFSPAFIKNSPSFVKEEEETPTPAPGGSSPPVSRETSAEAPSVAPSTSSSSATLSVPVHQQLQMPTIQALAVLSNVLSQFVDYVYNGKEQDKVISLLSAILYHVWPHLYDHSPERSLCYDHSLSLLTSLTEFPVARKSWKKDTTEYFLHPNFFSMSHASVDSWLTIIDNLMAHDDGTMKNFLSKIRPASLQLMTNTQLTKMAGLLSRLAFVVFAGEFNQYKDNIYDIQDKLLECIGSLVTLPQVLLCYQVMLLRFSPKSLQLIWPTVASESVRILQLLLKDLQQLATVQAVTSSENRECSSSYSFSSVDQCMVYCRACHLVHTMLMMPTERLPQFQHVRWHFEDTVDDGSNQSVMNGIIKLFNKIDMTLITPKQLATILRDIRLIVRTITTDHNQLLHLSDIEESLKLTFLTK from the exons ATGGATGACAAAGATGCTGGAGCTGTAAGGCAGAAATATCTACTGCACTTTTTGTATAAGTTCCTTTCTAG TTCCCATCAATCAGCAGACATTTTGGTACAGTGTTATCCAGAAATACTTACCTTTCTGAAAGATTGTCATCAACACTTATCCCATCCCGAATCTATCTGTTTGTTGACAAG CATCTTGCATGTACTAGTGTGTCGTGCCTCTAGTCCTGTAGACAAGAAAACTAGAAGAGATTTGCAG GAGACAGTGTATTTATTGTGTGTTTCACTGAGCATGGCTGCTGGTGTCACCACCAGTCATGGATATGTCtggctacaaagaaataaaGTTTCTGTTCCCCATCCCTTGACTATGCATTCATCTGATTCAGCACCATCTTCACCAGTTAGATCTTTCTCTCCGGCTTTTATCAAAAATTCACCAAGTTTTGTAAAGGAGGAAGAAGAGACACCTACTCCTGCTCCAGGAGGAAGTAGTCCACCAGTTAGCAGAGAAACTAGTGCTGAGGCTCCCAGTGTTGCTCCATCTACTTCCAGTTCCTCTGCTACCTTATCTGTTCCTGTACATCAACAATTACAGATGCCTACCATACAAGCTTTAGCTGTTCTGTCCAAT GTGCTGTCACAATTTGTGGATTATGTCTACAATGGCAAAGAACAAGACAAAGTCATATCATTACTCTCTGCCATACTGTACCATGTCTGGCCACATCTCTATGATCACAG TCCTGAGCGTAGCCTCTGCTATGACCACTCTTTGTCACTTCTCACTTCACTAACTGAGTTTCCTGTGGCTCGAAAGTCATGGAAAAAGGATACAACAGAGTATTTCCTCCATCCTAACTTCTTCAGCATGTCACATGCAAGTGTAGACAG TTGGCTGACCATCATTGACAATTTAATGGCTCATGACGACGGAACAATGAAGAATTTCTTATCAAAAATCAGACCAGCTTCTCTGCAACTGATGACTAACACACAG CTCACCAAGATGGCTGGACTCCTCAGTAGACTGGCGTTTGTAGTGTTTGCTGGGGAATTTAACCAGTACAAGGATAACATCTATGATATACAAG ACAAGCTATTGGAGTGTATTGGTTCATTGGTTACTTTGCCTCAG GTGTTGCTGTGTTATCAGGTAATGTTGTTAAGATTCTCCCCAAAGTCACTACAACTAATATGGCCAACTGTTGCATCTGAATCA GTTAGAATTTTGCAGTTGTTGCTCAAAGATCTACAGCAGTTGGCCACTGTACAAGCAGTAACATCTTCTGAAAATAGAGAATGTTCTTCATCTTATAGTTTTTCTTCTGTGGACCAGTGTATGGTGTACTGTAGAGCATGTCATTTAGTGCACACCATGCTAATGATGCCAACTGAAAGATTACCACAATTTCAACA TGTTCGATGGCACTTTGAGGACACTGTAGATGATGGTAGTAATCAATCGGTGATGAATGGAATTATTAAGTTGTTCAATAAA ATTGATATGACATTGATAACACCAAAACAACTGGCTACTATTCTAAGAGACATCAGATTGATTGTTCGTACTATTACCACTGACCATAACCAACTACTACATTTGAGTGATATTGAGGAATCCTTGAAATTGACTTTTCTAACTAAGTAG
- the LOC136257753 gene encoding uncharacterized protein has product MYSTRMMSNLLVQLLILLVSSLVCWSQECNTNEEVYKEVDRPSSCKEILDKYPATPSGYYYLKTSKVYCDMDTEHCGSKGWTRVAHVDMSNKLQSCPGDLNLITSPIHTCGGLTTPGCASAKFSTHGISYSKVCGRVRGYQVGETNAFGPYVNDQGNPGLVMDGILISHGQKQSHIWAYVTGFQRQASDELNYYCPCADYRFNGVVPSFIGNDYYCDSGVDSSPQKGIFYTTPLWNGKGCTPPNFCCSHSGMPWFCKTLPVPTTDYIELRNCQNNNGGVISEDTAVELMELYVK; this is encoded by the coding sequence atgtacagtactagGATGATGAGTAACTTGTTGGTTCAGTTGTTGATTCTACTTGTGAGTAGTTTGGTGTGTTGGTCACAAGAATGCAACACCAATGAAGAGGTTTATAAAGAAGTTGACAGACCTTCCTCTTGTAAGGAGATACTAGACAAGTATCCTGCTACCCCTTCTGGTTACTACTACCTAAAGACATCTAAAGTGTACTGTGACATGGATACTGAACATTGTGGTAGTAAGGGATGGACAAGAGTGGCTCATGTTGACATGTCCAACAAATTACAATCATGTCCTGGTGACCTCAATCTCATCACAAGTCCCATACATACCTGTGGAGGTCTGACCACCCCTGGATGTGCTAGTGCCAAGTTCTCTACTCATGGAATAAGCTACAGCAAAGTGTGTGGTAGGGTGAGAGGATATCAAGTTGGAGAAACTAATGCTTTTGGCCCTTATGTAAATGATCAAGGTAATCCTGGATTAGTCATGGATGGAATATTGATTTCACATGGTCAGAAACAAAGCCATATTTGGGCTTATGTAACTGGCTTTCAGAGACAGGCATCAGATGAATTAAACTATTACTGCCCATGTGCTGACTACAGGTTTAATGGTGTAGTTCCATCATTTATAGGAAatgattattattgtgataGTGGAGTTGATAGTAGTCCACAGAAAGGTATCTTCTACACTACACCATTATGGAATGGTAAGGGATGCACTCCACCCAACTTCTGCTGCTCACACAGTGGGATGCCATGGTTCTGTAAGACACTACCTGTTCCAACTACCGACTATATTGAATTACGTAACTGTCAAAATAATAATGGTGGAGTGATCAGTGAAGATACTGCTGTCGAATTGATGGAGCTCTATGTAAAGTGA